ttacggcttggtggcgctagccactgcccaatctaaagggtaaaATCATATTCATTTATCCATTTATTTCTGGGTATTTCAAAGGCCCAGGGTAGCCACCACGAAACGTACTTTTATCGCTACTATTGGCGTGACTTTTCATGCTTCCGGTGTCGTCAGAGAACAATCACGTGAATGCATGCATGTACGCTTGAATGAGAGACTCGAGGCACTGCGCGTTAACTCCCGTTCCTTGCGCTCTAGCCATTGGGCATATGTTTACGAAATTATTTGTTTCTGCCGCTAACCAACCAGCAGTGATGAAATGAACCGGTTCGGCGAATACAATCCTGCAACGCTGTTAACGCATCTCACGATGCCATCAGACGACGTGCTTCGTAATTTTTAGTTCGTAACTGTGACTGGCAGCGGGCGAATGCGCTTCTGGTGCGCGACCTTAACTCAATTTCCAGGCTCCGGTGCTACACAGAGCTAACAACAAGCGGCGTGCGTTGCTCCTGCTCAGGCGGCGTGGCAATTGTCAGAGAGCTGACCACCGTCGCATCATGCGAAAGTCCGTTGCCAACAGCTGTACTGCACCGAGTGAGTCAGTGTTTTCTTCCTTTATGCCTGCACATCTTGCGTGCCGCGCGTACGTTTGTGCACTGAGTGCGCGATTCGACTCTGCTGCTTACGCAGGGTTTTTGTTTACCGTCTTTGCGCCCACCCAACGTAGCCGTAGTGCCGTTTTGCACAGGACCAACGTTACTGCACACGATTCTCTGAATGAAACTTATACAGGTCGCGCACTTCTGTGACACAATATGCGTTGTTCTCTCGCCGTATTACTTTGGCGTAACGTGTGCACAAATGAATTGTCGAGTCATGTGCGTAGGGCGTTGCGCGAGACGTCTGCCTTTCATCGCAGGTGGCTGCATCTCTCCTCCCGACTGAAATTGACGCCCCACGCAAGCCGTGGTGTTCGCTCCCGCCAGTTAGCTCTTTCCCTGCTAACATGGAGCTCCGCCCTCTCAAGTATCTCATGGTCGCCGTGTTTTTCGTCTTCACGGCGACTCTGGTGTTTCTGCCACTCAGTCTCTCGGACAGAATTCGTCAAGTACGAGACCCAAGACGGAGGTGAGTCACAAGACGGGTCGCGCAATGCGCCTGCTCTTGCTCAACCGGTGCGATCGTGTGTCTAGTGCGGCTACTGTGTACAGAGACCGTCCGAACTGCGTCGTACGGGCGTCAGCACGCGTAGAGAGTGGTTAATTTTTTCGGCTTTTACCCAAGTTTCCCCGCAAGCACTGGTACGAAACAAAGTTCATCTTTGTAAAGATATGTACATTTTTGGATTAGTCATACCGCCTTTGCTCTTTCAGTTTTCAGACGTACATTCAACACTGCCTGGACCATCTTTGCGAGTTCGATCACACTGCACTTCATTCGATGAAAAATGAAGTTAAATTGACATGTACTAATAGGCTTCATTCCATCTGCCATGGCTGAACAGATCAGCTCTTTAAAGATGTGTTCTTGAAGAGCCTGTTTCCGATGTATCAAGTTGTGGCGGCCAGCAGTTTCGTTCTCATGCCATGCAGCATAGAGTTTTATAAATATATACTAGACAGAacgctggcgctagtgtctatggaagccgcaatgcacggtgcttcagcaagcgtaggaatgatgggtagtacacggatttgtcgaATCtccgtacttctggctccgtgtgggTTCGTGCGTCTTGAAGCTGatttttcacgaaacaaaaatcggcaaatgtcCAGTGGTTGTGCTTCAGCACCGTATTCTTTCatgcttaccatttcaaattgggtcacgaagttaaGGGTTTGTTcatttccttcgaaacaaaaccgaaacacagcaataaacgtaGCCACAATTGGGATTCGCCGCccaaaagtacgaagactaggcaaatccgtatactacccatcattcccatggtcgctgaatgatcgcagggCCAGAGTTCCCCCTAGTTAATTTCAGGAAACGTTATCCCAAGCAAGAACTATTACATAGTGCATATTGTTTCACTTGGCTTGTAATATCTGGGTTCGATGTGACAAAGCCTTGATACGATTATGGgggacaccgtagtagagggctccaaaaattttgaccatctggtgttctttaaggtttacTGATGCCACACAGTGTATGGACCTCTagcgtttcgcctccattgaaatgtgaccgccgcagcCTGAAACAGACCTACGGCGCTTCGTGTACCAAAAGCTAAATGTAAAAGTTGTGGGATCAGATTTCGCTTTTTCGTCCAGGTTTTTCACCCACTTCGATTCATTTGAATGTACATCAGTATAGGCACATTAACAATAAACGACAATTGTCATTCATTATGTCCCCCCTGACCTGATAACACACGTCTGACTTGTGCCACATTCTCTGTATGCATAAACAGAGTGTTAATTCTGTTGACGGGCACATTGAAAGTGGTGCCGACACCACTTTTCAAAGGTAAGTTTGCTCTGCCGTACCAATCTCCTGCATGTGGAGATGGCGCTGAGCAAGTGTGAAGCTCAGTAAGTGCTAAGATATTTTAAGAATAAACTGCGCAGCAGGATGGGACACACAAAAAGAAATGACAAAAACAAGGGCAGATTCGCAACTGGTTTATTGAAGAACCGTGTTACACAGATATAGCCACAGTAAAGATCTTGTCActtataacaagaaaaaaaaaacacaaaaaaatgcatAGCCAAAATAATACCAGTTAAAATTTCACACTCACAATCAACTCTTACTATAGCACGAGGACTGCAGATAATCGAATTCCTTGTCCAATAAACTGATAGAGGGAGCGCTGACGCATCTTGCTGAGCAGTTTATCTTGAAGATGTTCCCATATCGCATAACTTTCAACGCTTGAAATGCACAGATATTTTATTTGCATGTGAAAGTCAATTTTTCCTGTGGCACACTTACCAACATTGGCACTAGCTTGACGTCGGGCTAGTTTTGATGGCATCTGGTACCAAAACTTCCATTGCTTCTGCGTCGCCAACCAATCCACGGCGAGAAGCTGCTGTGAAAATGTGTGCGAGCACATGACGAGCACAAAACATGTGCGAGCACATGATGAGAAGCTCATACCGTGGTTGTGGCATCGGGGTGCAGTAGGAACGGTAACTAGTTTTTAGAAATGTACTGTAATTACATTTGTAGGGTGCGCTCACGGTGTTCAGTGCATTTTCTAGGCTCTTCAAGGCTTGGCCTGTCATTTGACGCAGAAAAATGACATCAGTACCCTTTTGGGCAAAGAGAACACCTGCCATTTTCCCTTGTCCTGTTCTTCTCTCAAGCATGTTCATAGGCATTTGATCTGTTAGTTAGTTGCAGTGTCAGTAGTACATACAGCTAAATAACCCATCTATCCCTCTACTTTCAGACACACCTATCAGACAGTTGTCTCGCTCACAAGCTGCTTTGGCGGTGGCGTTTTCCTTGCTACATGCCTACTTCACCTGCTTCCTGAGGCACGCAGCCAGTTTAGTAAAGGCATTGCAGACTATTGGGAAAATGCACCCGACTTTCCGTTTGTTGAGTTCCTCTGCATCGGAGGCCTGCTGCTTGTCCTTGTAATTGAGCAGGTGAGTGGCTGAGCCTTGTTTCATTATTTCTTTAAAACAATGCTGTTGTAATGAAAGCAGAAATGTAAAATGCTTGAATAGAGTTCAGTTTGTTTCCTGTTTATACAAGTAATGTTTTGTTTATTTAGTCATTTGTAGAATTCAACTCTAGCCAAAAAGGGGTCAATGACTGCAAACTTGCCAGAAGGCCAAGCAAGTGAATGAGGACACAGGTATTGGCCTAGCCTAGGTGCAAGAAGTTCGGTGAACACATACTAAAGGAAAAACTCATGTTTGTGGCTGCAACTACAGCTAAGCAAAGTAGTCTGCAATTTAACCTTAACATGGCAAACATGTTGAAAAAATGTATGCGATGACACATGCACTTCATACGTCTCGCAAGTGATCCAACTGTTTCTCGTAGGTGACACTCTTTTGGAAGGAGGTTCATGCAAGGCTCACTTACTCTGCCCTATCTCCGTTTGGCCGGGACACATCTGTGGTGAACTATGGCAGCCTCCAGCAGTCGGACTCGCATGGCGACGGACTTGTGCGCGGTGTGGCTGATGACGTGGAAGACGCAGAGGCAGAGGAGCGTACTATGGAATCTATCCATGGAGACCCCAACTCCCACTCCAGCCTCCGGTCCATAGTGCTGGTGATATCCCTCTCAATGCACTCGATTTTCGAAGGCATTGCCATTGGCCTTCAGCCAAGTgtgcagctgctgctccagatcCTGGCTGCCGTATCCATACACAAGAGCATCTTGGCCATCACCCTAGGACTGAACTTGGCGCACAGCCGGCTCGGACACTGCAGCATTGTTGCGAGTGCACTTGCCTTTTCACTCATGGCCCCCCTTGGCATGGTGTTAGCCACACTGCTCATTCAAGGTAATACTGGGGAAGCGGCCCTGTTGAATGGCATACTTCAAGGCTTGGCGTGTGGGACATTCCTTTATGTGACCTTCTTTGAGGTGCTGCCTCACGAAATGAGCCACACGCATAACAGGCTACCAAAAGTGCTGTGCATGGTCTTGGGTGTTGGTGCCATCACCATGTTGCTCTTGTCTCTTCCTCACTGATAACATGTCTTCATATATTTTGCTTACCTATTGCCAGTAATGCTTGTGCTTGCTAAGGCTGTGCCTCTTGTTGCTCGGCTCATTGTAAGCAGCAGTGATTTATTCTGTTGTGTTGTTTAGACCAAACCTACGCAGTGCATTTAAAAGTGCTGTTTCTGTTGCTGGTACTATTCATTGTGAATGGCCCTGACCTATTGCTAAATGAGTGAGTTATACTATAAACAAAATATTTGAACTGATGTCAGCTAATATATATGCAACATAAACACAGTGAAGTAAGTGGAGCAGAAACGAATTCTGTACTCTTCAGTGTGCAGCTCTATTCCAAGTTCAGCAATACGATTGCCTATGaattcatattgttacgtgagtaacgagacaaagtattgcgaatatattcgaaaaatatatttgcaagagcggttgcagcactggccagtctggctccgagctcgagcagccagcgagcctcatcttcttcgtcgggcgcacacgcgcattcgcactatggtttgtggcagcctacaggtagcatataacccccgtcggcaaaggcgccgtctcggcgcatctagatgtcaagatcattgggcgagtggtactgcttcaggcgtgcgacgtgtacgatgtcgctggccctaggggtggatgaagacggcgaggcagcaggagtgatttcataagtgacgggagtcacctcacgaagcactctgtagggccctgtgtaccgagagagcagcttgtcagacaggccaacgtgcctggtcggagaccacagcagaaccaacgaaccgggcgaaaagtgcacatcgcggtgtcgttggtcgtaccgacgccgttggtttgcttgggaggtcagaaggcgagcacgagcggtttcgcgtgcgtgggcggcccggctgatggcgtccagagcatattgtgaagttggagctgctggtaacggaatcgtcgtatcgaggggtaatgtgggttcgcggccgaacagcaagaaaaaaggggagtaaccagccgtgtcgtggcgcgaagaattgtaggcaaatgtcacgtatggtaaagcgatgtcccagtcagagtgatctgaggaaacgtactttgcaagcatgtcagttagggttcggttcaggcgttctgtgaggccatttgtttgcggatggtacgacgtagtgagcttgtggcgtgttgcacaagagcgtagaatgtccgctatgactttcgatagaaatgtgcggcctcggtccgtgagcagctggcgtggagcaccatgttgcaagatcacgtcgtgtagaagaaaatcggcgacgtcagtggcgcaacttgttggaagggcgcgtgtgattgcgtagcgtgtggcgtagtctgtggccacagctatccacctgttgccagcagaagacagaggaaaagggccgagtaagtccaagccgatgcgaaagaaaggttcagtagaaatatcgagtggttgaaggcgcccagccggaagcgtcgatggtgttttgcggcgctgacattcctcacacgccgcgacgtatcttctgacggaccgtgccagacctggccaatagaagcgacggcgaatccggtcgtatgtgcgggacacacccaggtgaccggcagtaggaacgtcatgaagttcgtggagtacagccaagcggaggtgtttgggtatggcaagcagcagagatgggccgtctggatggaagttatgccggtataatgtgccattctggagtacgaacgagcgataggatcggttcgatggggaggagtcgaggcgctcaatgatagctcgtagggctgcatcacggcgttgctcgtcggctatgtggttcagttgagaaacggagcacacgcaggcgtcgttgtcaggtatggtggccgatgggtcaactggatagcgagaaaggcaatcggcgtcctggtgcaggcgtccagacttgtatatcacagaaaaggtgtattcttgcagtcgcagagcccagcgaccaagtcgacctgtaggatctcttaaggatgaaagccagcagagcgcgtggtggtcggtgacgacggaaaagtgagtgccatataaatatggacggaattttgagaccgcccagacaagagcaaggcattctcgctctgtgatcgaatagttacgctctgcaggtgtaaggaggcggctagcatacgcgataacgcggtcgtgtccctgttggcattgggcgagaacggctccgataccgtgaccactggcatcagttcggacctcagttcgggcagatgggtcaaagtgggcgaggatagggggcgtcgtcaaaagtgttatgaggtgagagaaggcggcagcttgagtggacccccacgaaaatggaacgcctttcttcaaaagatcggtaagtggttgggcgattgccgcaaaatctttcacgaaccgcctaaagtaggagcaaagtcccacaaagctccggacatctttggcggattggggtactgggaaattcgtgacggcacgaattttctcagggtccggtctcacaccagaagcatcgacaaggtggcccagcacggtaatctgtcggcggccgaagtgacacttcgaggagttcaactggaggccagctttgcggaagacgtcgagaatggccgacagacgctcaaggtgggtctcaaacgtaggtgcaaatacgaggacgtcgtctaggtaacacaggcatgttgaccatttgaacccgtgtagcagagagtccatcatacgttcgaacgtggcgggggcattgcataggccgaagggcataaccttgaattggtataggccatctggagtgatgaaggcggtcttttcttggtctttctcgtctacggcaatctgccaataaccagaacgaaggtcgatggatgaaaagtagcgtgcgccgtggagacaatcgagggcgtcatcaatacgtggtaaaggatacacgtcctttttggtgattcgatttagatgccggtaatcgatgcaaaaacgccatgtgttgtccttctttttaaccaggacgacgggtgacgcccatgggcttgatgagggctcaataatgcctttagttaacatcttattcacttcagcttgaataatctggcgctccgacgcggacacgcgatacggtcgacggtgaatgggagcagcatcaccggtgttgatgcggtgctttacaagagaagtttggccgagtgggcggtcgtcaaggtcgaagatgtcacggtaggaagctagaaggcgtgcgagagcggctgattgcgctgggggaaggtcagggtcgatcatgggacgtattgacatgtcgaggcatgtggcatcgagtgggcgacaaggaaaattggggcatgcgtcggctgcgaaagtggtgacgtgatcatcggctaaggaccgcaacgtggcaattaggatgccttcagggaggacttgctttgtgaagccgaaatttatgacgggtagacgggtccggttggaggctacagttacgatgcagtgagggacggtgacgtcacgtgccagtaggacatcaggaatcggcgtgacgatgtagttcccatccaatacgggtgaggtcgtggcgaattcggtgaatgtgagggctttaggcggtaagcggaggaagtctgtggcagaaaggccgtgttgaggttcagggtgaatatccggctgaagaggaaggtctaagcaaagagtaccagcggaacagtcgatcagagcagaatgggtcgacaggaagtccatccctaagatgaggtcatgaggacagttctggagcaccgtgaatagaacagggatgtaacggtcggcgatgcgtatgcgagccgtacacatgccaatgacaggaacagtgccgccatcggccacacgtacagcttcggtagcagggggcgtgagtacttttcttaagcggcgacaaagatgaacgctgattatggacacatgagcgccagtatcgactagtgccgacagagaaataccgtccacgtgtacatcgacaagatttttgttcgtatgaagcgtcaatggagggtttggttcagacagggatgatgcagcactacctccaggggctgcactgtctagttttccgtcgggtacgatgaaaagttaggcggcgagtgatggcggcgtggctggggcgacggggaacgacggcgttgaggggacggagaacgagcaggaaggcggctattagacgtgtcgaaagcaggggcggtacggctggacgaataccggcgaagatcttcatatgggctataaggtgcgaaaaactggctcctatgtggcggcgtccaggaggcacggcagtagcgggagacatgtcctacgcggtggcaccggaagcagatcggtttgtcgtcaggagttcgccattccgccgggttgcgagatcgtggagcaacaaatgggtcacgtcgaggtgcattaatgggaattggtctggaggaggggcaagagatggggcaagcatcagggaacccgcggttggcgaattcttgtcgtacgaccgcctgaataacggagatcgcgggggttgtcggtatcgtatgttcgaaagaagtgggctgaagcggcgctggacttgctgcttcaagttcccgtcgaacgatacgcgttacactctgctcaaagggcggtgtgacggtagaatcggagcaggtggacgtagccgccgtgtttggcaaccgagaaaaaggagggcgcacccgacggctttttgctgtttcgaaacggcggcattcctGAATTACACGGtggatggtcgagacgttagtgtacaccagcaaattgaaggcgtcgtccgcgatccccttcaaaacgtgtccaaccttttcagcctcagacatcgcctcgtccacttttcggcaaagagcgagaacttcttggatgtatgacacatacgattcagttggcgactggacacgggtagccagctcctgtcgtgcagctgcgtggcgaccggtcgggtccccaaagatgtcacgtagcttctccttgaacgtgtcccagctggtgagttcggactcatttgtctcgtaccagacacgcggggttccgtccaagtagaagagaacattagcgagcatcatggtagggtcccaacggtgagtttgactgacccgttcataaaggcgaagccatttgtcgacgtcgaggccaggttgcgcagaaaatgtcccgggatcacgtggtgtttggacggcgacaaaggttgtcggagaagccgcagatgatgaagcggacgcgttgtcactggaagccatggcgggaagctggagggtgcggccactgcggagctgcgtggtgaggacggggatcgttccacctccaccaaatatgttacgtgagtaacgagacaaagtattgcgaatatattcgaaaaatatatttgcaagagcggttgcagcactggccagtctggctccgagctcgagcagccagcgagcctcatcttcttcgtcgggcgcacacgcgcattcgcactatggtttgtggcagcctacaggtagcaatatcttCATTTGAATATTCAGATGCCATGCACGTACGTGTTAATAATATGAATATATATAATCAGCAAAAAGCATTTATTGCCACCCTGGATGTCTGTTATAGTCACCATAGCACAATACTTTTTTACAGTTTTTGCCTACCTAGGCTTTATGTGCCGGTAGCTTTAAATATAGCTTAATTTGTGAGAAATGGCCATTTCGGACAAAAAAAGTGTTGATTTTCCTTCTCTATCTTCTCTCAATTTTTAACCAGATATTGTGCATAATATCTTCATATATCAAAGTCTTGTAGAAGTTCTACTAATTGTTAGATTATACCTCTGCTTTCAATCCACACCAGTACCATTTGAATTGAGGGTTGATGGAGCGCATTTGTATGTATAGCCCAGTTCTGGCATACATGACGTACAAGCGCAGCTGTGTTACATTACTGTGTTGATGTTTACGTTCTGTTATCCTGTACAACTTCTAGCTGCGAGGCTGTGCACAAGcttaattgcaaaaaaaaaggatgccCCCATCTTTCCAGCCAAATTACTGAAAGCAAACATGAAGTTTTAAGCAAACTTTGTAAATATGGGTATGCAAGGATTTATTGTATGTTCTCTCTGCTGTGATATATAATACCGATAAAGTGCTATTAGATATTATCACCCCCCAGtgcccagtgtttttttttacaatgtgaGAAATGTGTAATGACGTTCataaactgcttttttttttttttaattctgttaTGGCCACACATAATGCCTGAATGAATCCAAAACAGGACTGCTGAAGCTAGTTGTTGGTTTATGCTCATGATGGATTTCTTCCCTGCACCTTTTGATGTACTAGTGATTGAACATGGTGCTGCAACCATGTGGAATTCACTTGTTTGTGTGACAAGAGCTCCCACTGCTTTTTCGGCTTGCCTGTAATGCTGCAGGGTGTCAGCTGGTGCAACTAGTCAGCCACAGAACGTCACAACCTGAAGGAATTTTTCTTGCATTCTGTATGTAGGAAGGAACTTTGTACAGTAGTCATGGTGTAGGTTGCCTCAACAGCTTTCACGCAGCTGTGCTTTTCCAATTTAATTAACATTCCATATGTGGAACATGCAAGATTAGCTGGTTTGTGTAGATAAAACAGAACAAAATCAACTGCCACTTCATGCAACTGTTTTAATAGAGGAACTGACGAAATCTAGTACCTTAACTTTAAACGTGGTTTAGTCCTATCGCACATGCAGTTAGATTGCCTGAACAAATTTAAAAGTGCACATGATGACATAGTTTCTGGGTTTGCCTCACGTTTTATCATTGCCTTACCTATCACTAAGCAGGACAAGTCTATGTTAAAACTTGGAAGAGGCTTAAGTTGTTCCACAGGCACAGGTGCTTATGGCAGTGCTTATTCAGGACAATTGTGAGTTCTTTGCAACTTTTGAGTGTTGCCCTTGCAATTGCCAACATAACAAGCGAATCTCACCAGCACAGTTGCAATGTGTGAACTTTGATGGCATCTGCAGCTCATTGTTGAATTACCTCAGAGTTGCTTTTTTAGTCAATCATGCTTTCAAATTGCTTCAAGCATGAAATTGTTTATAATGTTGAATATGGTATGTGCCTCTTACAATTTATGGGCATTGTTGTATAAGTGAGTAaactgctgttttctttttctttttatattgctCATGCATTTCTTTACTCATCTGGCCAGGAGAGTGAGCAGTTATAACATACTTCACTACATCGTACAAAGAGGCTATAGCGCTATAAGACGCATATATCAAACTGTCATGCTCTGCCAATGATCAGCGTATTGAATGCCGCATCCCCTTGGGTGCAATTTTCCCAGTTTTACAGTAGCTAGTTCCCAcatcttgccccgccgtggtggtctagtgactaaggtactcggctgctgacccgcaggtcgcaggttcgaatcccggctgcggcgacttcatttccgatggaggcggaaacgttgtaggcctgtgtgctcagatttgggtgcacgtgaacgaaccccaggtggtcgaaatttccggagccctccactacggcgtctctcataatcatatggtggttttgggacgttaaaccccacatatcaatcaataaatcattagTTCCCACATCTTGGGAAATGATGCCGATAAAACAGTAATGTGAAGCAGGTACCTTGCTTTTCTTCAGAATAACGAATGATGGCATAGTAGCTGCTTTTCTGCTTCACAAAAAATGCAAGTATACTCATAGCAGTTGCcccaggagttttttttttaaagctctataaaggctgctcttctagctttccctgTGACTGTGCAGCATGCTATGCACCGACCTGGTACACTGGGCtcatgcctccccccccccccccccatcatcaCACACGCACAACAATAAAGAATCCTGGTTGTGCAGCTAGAAATAGCTCTAATTTTGACCGATACTGTCAAACCAGGCATCCTGAAAACAGTTTGAATGTGATGGCCATAAAGGAGAATGGGCAGTGTACATGTCCTAAAATGACTGTGCAGTGTTCCAACTAAACTCCTCACAATGTCCAATTGTCATTAGTAAACTTCACCACAGTACATTCATGTAGTGTAGTAAATCATATTGGGGAAAGAAATGCAGTGCAGAGGGGTGCATTTACATACAACAGTGTGTGCATCACTGTATTTCATCAGTCGTCGTAAGCCACTTGGCACTTTACATTTCTCGTCTTGATTCAAGCCACAAGTTGCTAGA
Above is a window of Rhipicephalus microplus isolate Deutch F79 chromosome 1, USDA_Rmic, whole genome shotgun sequence DNA encoding:
- the LOC119187875 gene encoding zinc transporter ZIP1, which translates into the protein MELRPLKYLMVAVFFVFTATLVFLPLSLSDRIRQVRDPRRRHTYQTVVSLTSCFGGGVFLATCLLHLLPEARSQFSKGIADYWENAPDFPFVEFLCIGGLLLVLVIEQVTLFWKEVHARLTYSALSPFGRDTSVVNYGSLQQSDSHGDGLVRGVADDVEDAEAEERTMESIHGDPNSHSSLRSIVLVISLSMHSIFEGIAIGLQPSVQLLLQILAAVSIHKSILAITLGLNLAHSRLGHCSIVASALAFSLMAPLGMVLATLLIQGNTGEAALLNGILQGLACGTFLYVTFFEVLPHEMSHTHNRLPKVLCMVLGVGAITMLLLSLPH